The Pongo abelii isolate AG06213 chromosome 20, NHGRI_mPonAbe1-v2.0_pri, whole genome shotgun sequence genome window below encodes:
- the ZNF446 gene encoding zinc finger protein 446 (The RefSeq protein has 3 substitutions compared to this genomic sequence), producing the protein MPSPLGPPCLPLMDPETTLEEPETARLRFRGFCYQEVAGPREALARLRELCRQWLQPEAHSKEQMLEMLVLEQFLGTLPPEIQAWVRSQRPGSPEEAAAVVEGLQDDPGQLLGWITAHVLKQEVLPAAQKTEEPLGSPHPSGTVESPGEGPQVTRIERSVQLSCSVKEEPNVDGQEVAPSSPPLAAQSAEGHHGHQEPASTSFHPPRIQEEWGLLDRSQKELYWDAMLEKYGTVVSLGLPPHQPEAQAQSELGMLLTGTGVCRSLRSETRLEPAATPRKPYTCEQCGRGFDWKSVFVIHHRTHTSGPGAQSPGLATGESTEKPPQRELAFPHHPRRSLTGPRSYPCEECGCSFSWESQLVIHRKSHTGQRRHFCSDCGRAFDWKSQLVIHRKGHRPEAP; encoded by the exons ATGCCATCCCCTCTGGGTCCCCCATGCCTGCCCCTCATGGACCCAGAGACCACCCTTGAGGAGCCTGAGACTGCCCGCCTCCGCTTCCGAGGGTTCTGCTACCAGGAGGTGGCAGGTCCCCGAGAAGCCCTGGCCCGGCTGCGTGAACTGTGTCGCCAGTGGCTGCAGCCTGAGGCACACTCCAAGGAGCAAATGCTGGAGATGCTGGTGCTGGAGCAGTTCCTGGGCACACTGCCTCCCGAGATCCAGGCCTGGGTGCGCAGTCAGCGGCCAGGCAGTCCTGAGGAGGCCGCTGCCCTAGTCGAAGGACTGCAGGATGACCCTGGGCAACTGTTGGGCTGG ATCACAGCCCATGTCCTGAAGCAGGAGGTGCTCCCTGCAGCCCAGAAGACAGAGGAACCACTGGGGAGCCCCCACCCCTCAGGGACAGTGGAGTCCCCTGGGGAGGGTCCCCAGGTCACCAGAATAGAGAGGTCTGTCCAGCTCAGCTGCAGTGTGAAGGAGGAGCCCAATGTCGAAGGACAGGAAGTGG CACCCTCCAGCCCTCCACTTGCAGCGCAGTCCGCTGAGGGGCACCATGGACACCAAGAACCAGCCTCCACATCCTTCCACCCACCGAGGATTCAG GAGGAGTGGGGGCTGCTGGACCGGTCACAGAAGGAACTGTACTGGGATGCGATGCTGGAGAAGTACGGCACGGTGGTCTCCCTGG GGTTACCGCCCCACCAGCCAGAGGCACAGGCCCAGTCAGAGCTGGGGATGCTGCTCACGGGGACAGGCGTCTGCAGAAGCCTGCGCTCGG AGACGAGACTGGAGCCGGCTGCCACCCCCAGGAAGCCCTACACGTGCGAGCAGTGTGGCCGTGGCTTCGATTGGAAGTCAGTGTTCGTCATCCACCACCGGACACACACGAGTGGGCCAGGTGCGCAGTCCCCGGGGCTAGCCACCGGGGAAAGCACAGAGAAGCCACCACAAAGGGAGCTGGCCTTTCCGCACCACCCCCGACGTTCACTCACAGGCCCCCGGAGCTACCCATGCGAGGAGTGCGGGTGCAGCTTCAGCTGGAAGTCGCAGCTGGTCATCCACCGCAAGAGCCACACAGGCCAGCGGCGCCACTTCTGCAGTGACTGTGGCCGCGCCTTCGACTGGAAGTCTCAGCTGGTCATCCACCGCAAGGGCCACCGGCCGGAGGCTCCATGA
- the ZNF446 gene encoding zinc finger protein 446 isoform X1, producing the protein MPSPLGPPCLPLMDPETTLEEPETARLRFRGFCYQEVAGPREALARLRELCRQWLQPEAHSKEQMLEMLVLEQFLGTLPPEIQAWVRSQRPGSPEEAAALVEGLQDDPGQLLGWITAHVLKQEVLPAAQKTEEPLGSPHPSGTVESPGEGPQVTRIERSVQLSCSVKEEPNVEGQEVAPSSPPLAAQSAEGHHGHQEPASTSFHPPRIQEEWGLLDRSQKELYWDAMLEKYGTVVSLGLPPHQPEAQAQSELGMLLTGTGVCRSLRSGNESEGLPGCPEAQPPQGPGPAAWEGLSGAATAAPTVRPRTPPVPTQPKPAETRLEPAATPRKPYTCEQCGRGFDWKSVFVIHHRTHTSGPGAQSPGLATGESTEKPPQRELAFPHHPRRSLTGPRSYPCEECGCSFSWKSQLVIHRKSHTGQRRHFCSDCGRAFDWKSQLVIHRKGHRPEAP; encoded by the exons ATGCCATCCCCTCTGGGTCCCCCATGCCTGCCCCTCATGGACCCAGAGACCACCCTTGAGGAGCCTGAGACTGCCCGCCTCCGCTTCCGAGGGTTCTGCTACCAGGAGGTGGCAGGTCCCCGAGAAGCCCTGGCCCGGCTGCGTGAACTGTGTCGCCAGTGGCTGCAGCCTGAGGCACACTCCAAGGAGCAAATGCTGGAGATGCTGGTGCTGGAGCAGTTCCTGGGCACACTGCCTCCCGAGATCCAGGCCTGGGTGCGCAGTCAGCGGCCAGGCAGTCCTGAGGAGGCCGCTGCCCTAGTCGAAGGACTGCAGGATGACCCTGGGCAACTGTTGGGCTGG ATCACAGCCCATGTCCTGAAGCAGGAGGTGCTCCCTGCAGCCCAGAAGACAGAGGAACCACTGGGGAGCCCCCACCCCTCAGGGACAGTGGAGTCCCCTGGGGAGGGTCCCCAGGTCACCAGAATAGAGAGGTCTGTCCAGCTCAGCTGCAGTGTGAAGGAGGAGCCCAATGTCGAAGGACAGGAAGTGG CACCCTCCAGCCCTCCACTTGCAGCGCAGTCCGCTGAGGGGCACCATGGACACCAAGAACCAGCCTCCACATCCTTCCACCCACCGAGGATTCAG GAGGAGTGGGGGCTGCTGGACCGGTCACAGAAGGAACTGTACTGGGATGCGATGCTGGAGAAGTACGGCACGGTGGTCTCCCTGG GGTTACCGCCCCACCAGCCAGAGGCACAGGCCCAGTCAGAGCTGGGGATGCTGCTCACGGGGACAGGCGTCTGCAGAAGCCTGCGCTCGG GAAATGAGAGTGAGGGTCTACCCGGCTGCCCAGAGGCCCAGCCGCCCCAGGGCCCAGGGCCTGCAGCCTGGGAGGGCTTGTCTGGGGCTGCCACTGCTGCCCCCACTGTGCGCCCAAGGACACCGCCAGTGCCCACTCAGCCCAAACCTGCAGAGACGAGACTGGAGCCGGCTGCCACCCCCAGGAAGCCCTACACGTGCGAGCAGTGTGGCCGTGGCTTCGATTGGAAGTCAGTGTTCGTCATCCACCACCGGACACACACGAGTGGGCCAGGTGCGCAGTCCCCGGGGCTAGCCACCGGGGAAAGCACAGAGAAGCCACCACAAAGGGAGCTGGCCTTTCCGCACCACCCCCGACGTTCACTCACAGGCCCCCGGAGCTACCCATGCGAGGAGTGCGGGTGCAGCTTCAGCTGGAAGTCGCAGCTGGTCATCCACCGCAAGAGCCACACAGGCCAGCGGCGCCACTTCTGCAGTGACTGTGGCCGCGCCTTCGACTGGAAGTCTCAGCTGGTCATCCACCGCAAGGGCCACCGGCCGGAGGCTCCATGA
- the ZNF446 gene encoding zinc finger protein 446 isoform X2: MPSPLGPPCLPLMDPETTLEEPETARLRFRGFCYQEVAGPREALARLRELCRQWLQPEAHSKEQMLEMLVLEQFLGTLPPEIQAWVRSQRPGSPEEAAALVEGLQDDPGQLLGWITAHVLKQEVLPAAQKTEEPLGSPHPSGTVESPGEGPQVTRIERSVQLSCSVKEEPNVEGQEVAPSSPPLAAQSAEGHHGHQEPASTSFHPPRIQEEWGLLDRSQKELYWDAMLEKYGTVVSLGLPPHQPEAQAQSELGMLLTGTGVCRSLRSAPALDGSAGTTQIHKMAHLILWPPRTDSTQDDSFDSL, from the exons ATGCCATCCCCTCTGGGTCCCCCATGCCTGCCCCTCATGGACCCAGAGACCACCCTTGAGGAGCCTGAGACTGCCCGCCTCCGCTTCCGAGGGTTCTGCTACCAGGAGGTGGCAGGTCCCCGAGAAGCCCTGGCCCGGCTGCGTGAACTGTGTCGCCAGTGGCTGCAGCCTGAGGCACACTCCAAGGAGCAAATGCTGGAGATGCTGGTGCTGGAGCAGTTCCTGGGCACACTGCCTCCCGAGATCCAGGCCTGGGTGCGCAGTCAGCGGCCAGGCAGTCCTGAGGAGGCCGCTGCCCTAGTCGAAGGACTGCAGGATGACCCTGGGCAACTGTTGGGCTGG ATCACAGCCCATGTCCTGAAGCAGGAGGTGCTCCCTGCAGCCCAGAAGACAGAGGAACCACTGGGGAGCCCCCACCCCTCAGGGACAGTGGAGTCCCCTGGGGAGGGTCCCCAGGTCACCAGAATAGAGAGGTCTGTCCAGCTCAGCTGCAGTGTGAAGGAGGAGCCCAATGTCGAAGGACAGGAAGTGG CACCCTCCAGCCCTCCACTTGCAGCGCAGTCCGCTGAGGGGCACCATGGACACCAAGAACCAGCCTCCACATCCTTCCACCCACCGAGGATTCAG GAGGAGTGGGGGCTGCTGGACCGGTCACAGAAGGAACTGTACTGGGATGCGATGCTGGAGAAGTACGGCACGGTGGTCTCCCTGG GGTTACCGCCCCACCAGCCAGAGGCACAGGCCCAGTCAGAGCTGGGGATGCTGCTCACGGGGACAGGCGTCTGCAGAAGCCTGCGCTCGG cccctgcacttgatggatcagctggcaccacccagatccaTAAaatggctcatctgatcttgtggcccccaagAACTGACTCCACGCAAGACGACAGCttcgactccctatga